The sequence AGGTGATGGCCAAGTTCAGGCTGCTAAATCTACCGCCGCTGCCGTCTCTCAAATAGGTGATGGCCAAGTTCAAGCTGCTAAGTCTACCGTYGCTGCTGTCTCCCAAATTACCGAYGGCCAAGTTCAAGCTGCTAAATCTACCGCCGCTGCCGTCTCCCAAATAGGTGATGGCCAAGTTCAGGCTGCTAAATCTACCGCCGCTGCCGTCTCTCAAATAGGTGATGGCCAAGTTCAGGCTGCTAAGTCTACCGCCGCTGCCGTCTCTCAAATAGGTGATGGCCAAGTTCAAGCCACTACCTCTACTAAAGGTGCTGCTTCTCAGATCACAGATGGTCAAGTACAGGCTTCGAAAACTACCAACGGCGCTAGTCAAGTGAGTGATGGTCAAGTTCAGGCCACTGCCGAAGCCAAGAGCGCCAACGATCCAGTCGATGTCGTCTCTtgcaataataatagtacaCTATCAATGAGTTTGAAGAAGGGTATCCTAACTGATGTTAAGGGCAGAATCGGTTCTATTGTTGCCAACAGACAATTCCAGTTTGATGGTCCACCACCACAAGCCGGTGCTCTTTACGCTGCTGGTTGGTCCATCACTCCAGATGGTAATTTGGCTTTAGGTGACCAAGACACTTTCTACCAGTGTTTGTCGGGTGACTTTTACAACCTGTACGATAAACACATTGGTTCCCAGTGTCATGAAGTTTACTTGCAAGCTATTGATTTGATCGATTGTTAACCAGTAATGTTTCGATCACGATTAATTAATCA is a genomic window of Saccharomyces eubayanus strain FM1318 chromosome XI, whole genome shotgun sequence containing:
- the PIR3 gene encoding beta-1,3-glucan linked protein yields the protein MQYKKTIVASALAATTLAAYAPKDPWSTLTPSATFKGGITDYASTFGIAIEPAATTASSKAKRAASQIGDGQVQAATTTAAVSKKSTAAAVSQITDGQVQAAKSTAAAISQIGDGQVQAAKSTVAAVSQITDGQVQAAKSTAAAVSQIGDGQVQAAKSTAAAVSQIGDGQVQAAKSTVAAVSQITDGQVQAAKSTAAAVSQIGDGQVQAAKSTAAAVSQIGDGQVQAAKSTAAAVSQIGDGQVQATTSTKGAASQITDGQVQASKTTNGASQVSDGQVQATAEAKSANDPVDVVSCNNNSTLSMSLKKGILTDVKGRIGSIVANRQFQFDGPPPQAGALYAAGWSITPDGNLALGDQDTFYQCLSGDFYNLYDKHIGSQCHEVYLQAIDLIDC